gtaattgtttctaattttataatattttaatatgattttttagaatagttctattttttcatatgaatttagaaacttgtcataattgaaatgatagaatataattgataaaatattttaatatgagtttttacaatatattctattttttatatatgaatttagaaacttagtcaatttaattttttaaatatatttaataagattgttatagaaacttgtcataatatataattttaaaatttaaatgtttattattactaaattagtaattattaattgattatcatttaatgttaatatataatatatattagtgtattaatttagaaacttattaagtaaatttaagatttttgcatatattaataatttatcattattttctcattaagataatgattttcatttcttcccaagaaagatgtgcattgattttcattgcttcaatcttctacTCTTATAtttttgacagttaatatttttcttaaaacatcaaatgaaagacattgaaatgactaaactgtcatcaaaaattcatatgacaggcaggggtgaccgtcaaattccaaGCCTGCTTTCATAAGCTAGACCGGTGGGAAAAAGCCCTTGTTTCCGCTTGAGAAGTAGTTGGCTTTGAACTTTACAGTAGTGAAGAGTACGTTTTCTTATAACTCTAGATGATATCGACCATCAAGACTAGTTACATGCCCTTTTATTTGAAGACCTTCTCAGTCCTGGTAGCTTAGCAATTGTCACAACCTGTGACAAAGGTGTGTTGATAGGTGCAGATATCAATAATTGTTATCAAGCTAAAGAACTCTTCTGTAGTCATGCTTTCGGTGGAAAGAAGCCTAGCTTTCCATGTGAGCAGCAGGTTGAAAGGTTCGTAAAATTCTGCGGGGTTTTGCCCCTCTTCTCGAAGTTTTGGGCACCCTTGTTCGTGGAAGGGATGAAAATTATTGGGAGTTAGAACTGGAAAAAGTAAGGGATATCCAATCTAGTGATGTTAGGCAATGTCTTAAAATCAGCTTTACAGTTTGGAGAGTGAGGAGAAACAAACATTTATGGATTAAAAGATAGGGTTGTGGAAATATGGAAAGCGACAGCTGAAATTCTTGCAATCATATTTATATTAGAATATGTAATAATAGCTTGTGAACCTGGTTAACAACTTTTGTAGTAAGAATGTCTCGTAGAGTAACATCAGGTTGGGCTCTATATAAATAGTTACCTAGGACCGGGAATTATTTCTTATAATGATAGTAGTAATTCATATGCTAAAGTATATTTTATCTAAATAAATAATGTTAATTCAACTGATCTTGATACTCATGAGAGTGGTGACATTTTGGTGACTAtcaatttttgttatcaacaaagGTTTAAATCTTAAGAATAAATGTTTCAACAAAGATGACTTTAGCATTAATGTTATTATAATAAGGGCTTATGTATAAGGAAGTTAATGTAGTGTGTATTATAACATATGATATATTGTCAAAGGTTGTGATCAATTTCTTATTGGcatttctattaaataattaatagcaTGAGATGAAGAAGATGGTTCATAAATATATGCATGGTTCAATTGCACTAGCATTAGCTTAATTTATAAGGTCCAATGTTTTATCAAAATCTCCACAATGAACAATTCGGTATTCAATCATGAAAAGTAGTTACAATACTTAGAGCTTATTTCATCGCATGACATATAGTGTTTCTATTATCTTCATTCCACATGGGTAAACTCACCCTACTCTAATCCTTAAAATTGTTTTCTCAATCTCACTTAGTGTTGCATATTAACTAATTcatattgaattttttaattttttaatgagaTCAAGAAGCATAATTGAACTATTGCACACATGAAACATAACCATagccaaaaataatatcataaactAAATGTTTGTATTATCCGAATCAAGAAACAAAACTCAAAATAACATCCAAATATAAAGCATATATATGACAATCAATATTTTGGGAATCACaatattttttctctattttctcaattgCTTGGAGAATACATAACAAAAGGTAAAAATTGCACGATGATATCTAATAGCATCCATTACTTTATATTGAGCCTTAGTGTATCTTTTATGTTTGATTATTTCCTTCAAATACATTTTAGTGAATAATACATGTTTTTAGATATGTGATAATTGTAGAATTAACATGTACCTCAAAGTAGATGCAAAATATAATGGTAAAATTTGCATACCCATATCATTTCCATTTTAATTTTAATCAATATTGAGGAGAGTACCTTGACACAATGATATATAAGAAAAATGGGTTCTTATGTATAAGCTCCTTACCACTATGCCACCTGCTTGTTCTTTACATGTGTACCTATACACGACTATTTCCTACCTCATTTCTATATTCATATATTTTGATATATCTACTTTTTGCATACACATGGAAATGTCCATGTAAATGGTATCCACCTAATCAAtacatttttatattttaattcaaGTCTTTTGGGGGAAAGATTTGAATTGTCATTTTTTTGGGTGGGGTATATTGATTACTTGAAGAAATGATAAACAATGCTTTGAAAATAATACATAAGAAgtgttcatgtcgagttcaccaaaatgtaatagtgcAAAACCCACCCTACAAAGGGAGGAACTATGTTCCCCCGAGAGACAATTTCACgacatacattcatgtatctccaactagtgaatctagtgaagatatctaattagaaaaatggaaagagtagatGATAGAGGTTCTTCAGTTTGGATCTGAGCATCTTGATCAAGGATGCCGGTGTAGTGTGTAGACATTTACGCAACACGTTGTAGTCTCATACGGACCACAGACATATAAGAATTAGAAATACAAAAACCCAACTCTATGTTTTGAATAACCTGCACATATCAAATCACTATTTGTATACAAGTGGTTAGATAATGATAATATAAATTTCTTAATGAGTGGTAAATGCTTTATCTATAATTGGACACATATCTGATTTAACATGCACCTCTTTTTTacatattataaaaataattttatatttttattattaatgtttGATCTTTCAGTTGTGAAGTGGTGGAACCCAGAGTGTTATGTACTATCCCAAATATGGACCCAGACCCTCTCCCTTAAATTGCAAGGAAGATCCGTTCATACAATCAATGAACCAACGTAGAGGTCACGATGGACTTGGCTTTGCACGGGGCAAATCATACGAAGGGGAGCAAATCATACGATGGACTTTTTTGAGAAAATTCTTCTTTAGAAATTAATGGTCATGGGTGCTTTGCACGTTGTAATAATCTCCTTTTCCGCTTTGTTCGGTGGCCTTGTATTTCTCTCCACTCTTAACATTATCCTACCAAATGCAAGATATTGTTATCTTGTTTCATTAAAACAAGATAACAATAATATTATCCTACCAACGTAGAGGTCACGATGGACTTGGCTTTGCACGGAGCAAATCATACGAAGGGGAGCAAATCATACGATGGACTTTTTTGAGAAAATTCTACTTTAGAAATTAATGGTCATGGGTGCTTTGCACGTTGTAATAATCTCCTTTTCTGCTTTGTTCGGTGGCCTTGTATTTCTCTCCACTCTTAACATTATCCTACCAAATGTAAGATATTGTTATCTTGTTTCATTAAAACAAGATAACAATAATATTATCCTACCAATGTAGAGGTCACGATGGACTTGGCTTTGCACGGAGCAAAGCAAATCATACGAAGGGGAGCAAATCATACGATGGACTTTTTTGAGAAAATTCTTCTTTAGAAATTAATGGTCATGGGTGCTTTGCACGTTGTAATAATCTCCTTTTCCGCTTTGTTCAGTGGCCTTGTACTTCTCTCCACTCTTAACATTATCCTACCAAATGCAAGATATTGTTATCTTGTTTCATTAAAACaagataaaaataatattatcCTACCAACGTAGAGGTCACGATGGACTTGGCTTTGCACGGAGCAAATCATACGATGGACTTTTTTGAGAAAATTCTTCTTTAGAAATTAATGGTCATGGGTACTTTGCACGTTGTAATAATCTCCTCTTCCGCTTTGTTCGGTGGCCTTGTATTTCTCTCCACTCTTCACATTATCCTACCAAATGCAAGATATTGTTATCTTGTTTCATTAAAACGAGTCCGTTTTGCTTTAGAAAGATCCATTGTAATCTTGCATTAATGGCTTCCTCTTTCTCAAAATTATATGATGCATTCATCAGCCACCGAGGCCCCGACATCAAAGAAACCCTTGCCAAACAGCTTTATGAGCTTCTTGCTGATCGAGGGTGCTGGGCATTTCTAGACCGTCGGGAATTGGATGTGGGTGATTCTATTACTCCTGCCATTGAGAGTGCCATATACTCATCGGTTGTTCAGATAGCCATTTTTTCCACAGGATATGCACACTCCTCATGGTGTTTAGACGAGCTCGTTCTAATGTTAGAACAGCGAGATATAAAAAATTCGCTCTTCATACGAGTGTTTTATCATGTCAAGCCTTCTGATCTTCGGTATATTCAGAACATATTGTGCGGCATTTTCTGAATATGAACGCAAAGGCAGGAACCTTCATAAGCTAGACGGATGGAAAAAAGCGCTTGTTTCTGCTTCAGACGTAGTTGGCTTTGAACTTTACAGTAGTGAAGAGTACGTTTACAGTTTACTATTTTCTTTGAATTCCTTTTCCACTTATAATgttttccctttttcttttcttttctactgTACACGATATTTATTTTACCTTATCGCAACTTTGTTCTAAGGAAATTCTATTCTTGTTCTGGGGTTTCAGCAATTTGTGTAAAGAGATTGTGTCCTGTgtggaaaaagaaattgaaaagaggatGCCATTACATGTTGCGTCATATCCAATTGGACTGGGTAAACTTGTCAGAGAGTTTGAAAGGAGGTTTGAAGAGCCAGTGAAGAATAGGGTAAAGGTAGTAGGGATTTTTGGATTTGGGGGCTCTGGCAAGACCACCCTGGCGAAAGAAATCTTCAACACGAAGCGTTCAGAGTACAATGCATCATGTTTTCTGTATGATGTGAGAGAGTCCCATGTGAAGTGTGAGTTGCACGTCTTGCAAAGCAAGCTTCTGAAAGATCTCTTTAATAAAGAGAGGAAATTTCAGCATATTGATGAAGGAACAGAATTGTTGAAGAATAGCTTAACAAGGGCAGGGTCTGACAAACGTTTTCTTATAATTCTTGATGATATCGATCATCAAGACCAGTTACGTGCCCTTTTATTTGAAGACCTTCTTAGTCCTGGCAGCTTAGCAATTGTCACAACCCGCGACAAAGGTGTGTTGATAGGTGCAGAAATCAGTAATTGTTATCAGATGAAAACAATGGATAATTATCAAGCTAAAGAACTCTTCCGTAGTCATGCTTTCGGTGGAAAGAAGACAAGCTTTCCATGTGAGCAGCTGGTCGAAAGGTTCGTGAAATTCTGTGGGGGTTTGCCCCTCTTACTCAAAGTTTTGGGCACCCATGTTCGTGGAAGGGATGAAAATTACTGGGAATTAGAATTGGAAAAAGTAAGGGATATCCAACCTAATGATGTTAGGCAATGTCTTAAAATCAGCTTTGACAGTTTGGAGAGTGAGGAGAAACAAATATTTATGGATATTGCATGTTTCTTTATTGGCCGAGAAAAAGATAGGGCTGTGGAAATATGGAAGGCCAGCCAGTGGACGACAGCTGAACACGCAGTTCAAAGGCTGGTAGACAAGTGTCTAATTGAAGTTGATGTAAAGTGTGATGAATTTATATGGTACGCTGACCAGACACCTGTATTTAGAATGCACGATCACCTACGTGACTTCGGAAGACAAATGGCGGACAAGGAGGTACCTCGTAGGTTGTGGCGGCCAGAATATCTTAGATCCATGGTGCCCTGCTACTCTAATCTCTAATTAAATTCGTTAAAAGTTTTGGAGACCTTACTTCTTTTTGTTATATTGATTTAACGGTGATTCTTGAATGCAGCGAAAAAGGGGATTCCGAAATATCCTAGAAGAAACAAACGGTCGGTGTTATGATATGTTTGAGGACTCCTACCTCAAATTTCAAATTGAATATTTGATAGGAAATTCAAATAATTATGCTAGCACATCAAATGCTCTCCTGTGGCTTGGCCTGGTTCGTGTGTACAAAGGGAACACAATTCCTTCGTGGTTTCCTGTGAAACAGATAAGAGATTTGTATGCTTCCGGAGTTGATGAATTATGGAGCTTCCCCTCAGGTCAAATCGACACCCAGGTAACTGGTTTTCTTTGCAGCACACTAGAGTATACATTGTTCAACAATTGAGAAGTAATtcgttttttaatattatttttgaatTCCAGCACAATTTTCAGTTGAGACGGCTGTATCTTGCGGTATGTTGTGGACTGAAAAATCTTCCAGATTTAATAAAAATGTTATATCATTTGGAAGAATTATCTATTTATTACTCCTTTCAGTCAGGCACTGAAGGGACGGCTTTGTCAAAATCACTTGCAAAACTGAGTAATCTGAAAACATTGCATATTTCCGGCGTGCCAATAAATGGAGATCTGGTCCTCAGCAATAGTAGAGATTCAGCTCATTTTGAGTCTTGTACAAATAGTTGAATGAGTAGCCTCCGAAAGATATCCTTTCATCTTCCATTTTTTCCAAAGCTGGTAATAAGTGGAGAGATATGTCCCAGCCTTACATATCTGGAGATTGACTCGACATTTAATCTAACTGAAATGGACTTGAAGCTGGTAAAGACGCTGGAGGTTCTTTTATTGCATAACTGTGAGGGCTTGAAAACAATATCGGGGTTGTCTGGTCTGGTAAGTCTTGAAGAGTTAAGAATACATGAATGCTCTAAGTTGGAGACTATAGACGGTGCTCAAGAGTTGGAAGGATTGAGAACTCTGGCAATTAGCATGTCTGGTCATGCAAGCGGATTAAATTTCCTTTCTGGACTGAAGGTGCGACTTACACCGTCTGTTTTAAAATACTTATTGTTTTCTCTTTTCTaatattttattgctaatttaatGCTGAAGATCTCAAGACTATCTTTTCAAATGTTTCAGAGATTGCCGTCAGATTATATTATTATAGAAATGCAGTGCATGAAGCAGTGTCAAGATTGAATGCAAATTTATTTTCTGATGTGATCGGTGGCCATGCAATCGCTGAGATTCAGAATAGCAGAGTTTATTGTCACAAGTTGAAGGAAATTCGAACTTCATCCACTGCAATCATTGTATGCGTTTTCCATATATCGGCGGGTCTcgcttattttctggaaaatcatACATTTTCTGCAGTAGAGAGGATAGTAACAGTTGTACACACAGGGCAACGTAATCTTGAAATAAAGCATGGAGGCGCTGAAATTCTGAAGGGATTTCTGGCTACCGTGAATAGAGGCGAAGAAGAGTGGAAAGCATTAAGTGTATTCAAAGTGATTATTGACCGTTTATTTCTACAAAGGAATAATTAATGGAGGGATAGGGCTCATTACCTATACCCTAATTTCATGTTTATGATATGATGCTCAATTTTGTATAGCAGATTATTTAGTCAAATATGATGTCACATCAGTATATATTTCTGTGAAGGTGTCTAAAATGATCTAAAATTGTGATAAGATCAATAGTTGTGCATTaagtcatgtttatttgtgtgcTGATGTGGAATGATTAATTGTTTCTTGAAATTTAAAGACATTTTTTTGGGGATAAgcatttatgtgacatttttagtGTATCACTATAAGACCAATTTTGTCCCAATTTTGTCCACCTACCATAACATGTATTGGTGCCCTTATCACCTACTATTCTCTCTCCCCTACTAATTAGTGGTTGATAAGCATCAAAGGGGAACTCATTGTAACGTCATTTTATGCAACCTTCATTTATGGAGGGATTTATGTTTTGCATCAATACATtatcttaatttaaaaattaagcaCAATAGTTGGTGAAGTTACATAGCTTATGAGCACAAGAATCTAACATAAATTTGAAGTTTGGTTATCAcaacaataatattttattttaaataacaataatattatgATTTAGTCCACATGTTGTAATTTAATATATTACTTACAATACTTGAAAATCATATAtataactattaaatatttcataaaTAAAAAAAAAGTTTGATTAGGTTTTTCAATTGATATAAAAATTTGAAATcatctaaaattaaaattaaattgtcaaaaaaataataatgtaaatTGATCATCACAAAAATAAAACACATACACATCACAATCTATATTGTTTCAATTAGAAAAGTGGTAAAGTTTGTAGAACATCATTTTAATCTCTCTTTGTATATGATTTTTTCAACTTTTACTCTAGTGTGAtctaaattctttttcaaatttttctacTAGAACAATATGTCAACATATGTCTATTAGCTTTTTTTTAAGATATATTAGTTCTCTTTTGTTTTCAAAATATGCCAACATCCTCTCTAAATTCCCAACAAAGTATTGTCAATTTttcttatatttattaattttaataaactcaaacaatttgtttattaaatttataagtaaataaattttatattaaaatatatttaaatttttttaatattattatttttttcctcataagttatattaattattttattacataATTATGTTCAAAAGTATTTTATAGTGACAACAAAAGAGCATTATATTGtggtaatatataaaaaaaaaaaaaaaagacaaataatatatattaaaaatagaaaaaaatatatatataatctaagagATATGGACATCCTCTCTAAATTTATAACAAAGTATAGTCAATTTttcttatatttattatttttttatgttttaaagtcaaataaattgtttattaaatttattacttaaataatctttattataaaCTATTACTAAATTTTTACTCCaaacttttaaaatttatatttaaatttttttaatattaaatcttttattatatatttatgttGAAATGTATTTAATAGTGACAACAAAGGGAGCATCATATTatgataatatataaaaaaataaaagacaactaacatataataaaaaaattaaaataatataatctaaaagATATAGACATCTTATTTAAATTTCCAAGAAAGTAGTCAATTTTACTAATACTTATTGATTttgataatttaaaattaaataagttGTTTATTaaacttattaattaaataatttttaaataaaaatatatttcaatttttattATATGTTTACAGTCGAGAGGCGTTCCTACAGTCGCAGCAGGGGGAGTGAAGGCATCCGTGTATACACTAAAGAAAACGGAAACCTGAATAGCTGCCATGAATTGTAACGGTTATAAATAAAAAATGGAATGCCGATCTGTAGTGGAACGTGAGGCGCTTCAATAAGAAACGCATACAGGAAATGGAAGAGTTGTTTGGTTTATATCCACAATATCTAGCACATTTTGTACAGAGAATTATAATGGGCTGCGAAAACAAAGCATACCTGGCTCGAATGGCACGCATACTGGTAGGTTCGTAGCCCGTGTAAGACTTCGTGTTGTACTCGAAATCCGAATCAGGTCCGCCGGGGCAGTAGACACAAATATTTTCAGTGGTGGCAATGTGAGGGCAGCGATGGGGTTTCGACATGACGGCGACAACGGCAATGCTGGAAGCAGTGCGCACGGGCTTCGCCCTGAGCTTGGGTAGCACCATCGCCCTGTCGTTCTCTGGCAGAGCAGCAATCATTTCGACCAACTTCGGTGCCCTGGATAAGCCGTAGCGCCTGCAGGCATTCGCTTTCACAGCGTTGAGGTCCACGTACTTGCCCTTCCGGCATCCTTCCACCATGGCTCCTACTATTTCTGCTATGGCTCTAACCCTCGCTTCTTCCTCTGTTAGCTGGTGCGAAAGCACGCCGCCACGACCAGGCGTGGGTTTTTTCTTTGGTTTGGCGTGCACTGGTACTGCCATGGTTTCTATTTCTACCGCTGCCATATCTTCGAGGATTTAGAGCTCAATATAGGTTTTGATTTCTAGCGATTGAAACCGATCTCCATGCTTAAATTCCCAAGTTTTTCCAGGAGATTTGTATTTATTGACACAATTTTGAACGTTAGGAGAAGAAATTGGAAACTGATTCAGAAAATCTCTAGCAGATATCGATGCAATTTCTGTGTCAATGAAAAAAAATCGGTGCTTGCTCAGGTAATGTGTTTTCATCCATGAAAAGTCTCTCACAAATCCTGTCAATTACAAAATTTATGTTGCAAGTATTGAGTTCCAATCGTTTTCAATATTAAAACGAGTACTTGTATTTATATTTACTCCGAGAGGCGTTTTTTCAGTTTGCTCTATTTAATATACTGATTTATCGTTTGGATTGATTTATATTTCCAAGCAAAAAACACTGTAATGCGTTCAGCCAAATTCCACAATCGTTTCCAGCATCGTGTTAGTTTTGGAGCAGATCGAACTTAATTGCTTCGAGGATTTATTTATTAATCTACaagtcttttattttgttaaaacaAAGCATGAAGCGGTGTAAATGACAGCTAAATATTTTAAAGGTATCGATTTGTTTCAAGTAGACAAAAGACAGCTATAGAGGAGGAAGAGGAAACGGCTGCAAAGGAAGCCTTTGACAAAACACCTCAACTAAACGTTATAGTACGTTGAaagggctttagaaactttcaagaaaattaaATTAGTAGGTGTAAAGCTAAATTTCCTTTGTGCTTAGCAGATGCAAGGTTGAAACGTGGAAGAAAAAAGAGTAATATAAAACAAAACGCATAAGGAAAGAAATTGAACGGTTATGCAGCACAGAAGTTGAAAGGAATTGGCGAAGAGAGGAGTGTAAAAATGTTTGTACAGGTTAGAAGGAATTTACGCTACGCAATGAGAAGAATTGGCCAATGTATGTGAGGAAGTAGTTTAGTATGGAGAGGTGAATTTGTGAGGGTTCGGCCTGAGAAGGGTGTGGCTGCAGAGGGAGAGGAGAAGGCCAATGGAAAGGTCATGTTTGTAATTGTTAATTTTGCAGGTTTAAGGTGAATGTAAACTTGTTTATTGTTGCAGTCAGAATGTTTATTTTTGAAGCATAGAGTTTCTGTTGCATAGGCAAGAGGAGATTTTTCTTGCATCATAATATTTACAAAATTTACAAATACATCTTGATTATTGAGCATATTGTTAGAAATAGTTGACAAGTACCTTACATGGTCTCGAGGTCTAAACACGAACCACTTGTTGTAGTATTAGCTTCTTAAATAAGATTCAATCTCTATGGTTGTCAATTCAATATTCAACATTATTATGCATAAGAAATAAGATAATTCATTCTCAGAGTCATACAATTGAAACATCATTAAATGTTGTGATTCAATCATGCTTATTAGGTCCATTATTACCATTACAAGAGAATTTACCATAATTTGTGTGAATTTTACACCACAGAGTACATTGTTACCACATACTAGAAGACCCCAATTGAGCTTGAGGTATAAGCTAATTCTAATTATTCTCATTTGACTATGTTGTCGAGTTCCATATTTAAATATTCCTTAAAGTTTTTTGGACATAAATGTTAAATCTACTAATAAATTGAACAAGATTACTTTTGCATTCTTTACGCATGTTTTAGTATTTCATTTTGACTTTTAGGTTTAATAGGTTATTTGTATTTCAATTGAACTAACCAAATATATAAACacaaaatgtaataaaaatatatttttcatattGTTTACAGAAATCtatattaagagatattagcaCAATTCTTTAAGACAGAAACACATACAAAGATCCTCTATTATTATTTCTTTCACCATACTTATTAGAGCAATGATTTTATTGGCTCTGCAATTTCACACCGTAGATGAAACACACAAACTTAATGGAATAAATGAACATGTCATCTATCACATGTATGAAAACACCAACAAGCCAATGTCTTTCGGTCATTGTCCCAATTGCATTGTCCATATTGTTGATGTTCTACATTTCTGCACACAGAGTGGCACTAATGCTAAATCTAACTGTAATTAAACCCTCAATAAAttttaatactaaccctaaccctaatcctaatcaagATGTAAATTCTAACCCTAGCAATAACCTTAAACCTAACCgtaacccaaaccctaaaactaaccctaatcTGAATAATAATGTAAACACTAACTATCatcctaatcctaattttaaaccctatcccaaaccataaccctaactcttACCATGATTCAAAtcttaaacctaaccataatcctaagcctcGATCCTATCCATAATCgtaacaataaccctaatcatgatgcAAATCCTAATCATAACGttgaccctaaacctaaccttaaccatgatgtaaacactaacattaatcctaacactaaccatgatataaaccataaccctagctataatactaatgttaaccctaacactaacctgaATGATGATCTAAacataacctttaccatagtcctagccacaactctaaaccattaccttaatcataagcctaaccctaaacctaatcctaacctaacctaatcataaccctaaaccctaactctaaaatTAGGGAATGGCTCTATAGCCCTTAGGTGCACCAATCATCTAttacaatgtattaataatatataaagGGTATTAATATCTTGGTGCAACCTAAGGGTTGGATAGTTTTTCCCTAaaaaataaccctaaacctaacccttaccatgatgtacaccctaaccctattcataattccaaacatgatgtaaaccctaatcctaaccatgatgtaaatttaaaacctaaccataaccctaattaaatttgAAAACTAACCTTCAAACAAAGCTCTATTATATAGCCGAAAACTTAACAATGTTCTTTATTCTTAAATCCTTACACTTCTTGAgtcataacactaactctaaccttaatttagttgtaatgctatc
The nucleotide sequence above comes from Cryptomeria japonica chromosome 11, Sugi_1.0, whole genome shotgun sequence. Encoded proteins:
- the LOC131076766 gene encoding disease resistance protein Roq1-like, whose amino-acid sequence is MSSLLIFGIFRTYCAAFSEYERKGRNLHKLDGWKKALVSASDVVGFELYSSEDNLCKEIVSCVEKEIEKRMPLHVASYPIGLGKLVREFERRFEEPVKNRVKVVGIFGFGGSGKTTLAKEIFNTKRSEYNASCFLYDVRESHVKCELHVLQSKLLKDLFNKERKFQHIDEGTELLKNSLTRAGSDKRFLIILDDIDHQDQLRALLFEDLLSPGSLAIVTTRDKGVLIGAEISNCYQMKTMDNYQAKELFRSHAFGGKKTSFPCEQLVERFVKFCGGLPLLLKVLGTHVRGRDENYWELELEKVRDIQPNDVRQCLKISFDSLESEEKQIFMDIACFFIGREKDRAVEIWKASQWTTAEHAVQRLVDKCLIEVDVKCDEFIWYADQTPVFRMHDHLRDFGRQMADKEVPRRLWRPEYLRSMRKRGFRNILEETNGRCYDMFEDSYLKFQIEYLIGNSNNYASTSNALLWLGLVRVYKGNTIPSWFPVKQIRDLYASGVDELWSFPSGQIDTQHNFQLRRLYLAVCCGLKNLPDLIKMLYHLEELSIYYSFQSGTEGTALSKSLAKLSNLKTLHISGVPINGDLVLSNSRDSAHFESCTNS
- the LOC131860015 gene encoding elongator complex protein 3-like, whose amino-acid sequence is MAAVEIETMAVPVHAKPKKKPTPGRGGVLSHQLTEEEARVRAIAEIVGAMVEGCRKGKYVDLNAVKANACRRYGLSRAPKLVEMIAALPENDRAMVLPKLRAKPVRTASSIAVVAVMSKPHRCPHIATTENICVYCPGGPDSDFEYNTKSYTGYEPTSMRAIRASYSGFRFL